A region of Kribbella sp. NBC_01245 DNA encodes the following proteins:
- a CDS encoding carbohydrate ABC transporter permease: MSATAAAEQPASKALRAKPPRSSIADGSTRLSRTVRYLILLLFLLFVLMPVYVVIITSFKTSADTSAAEQWSLPSTWTLEPWQKAWDILQPYLVRSLSLAVPGAIIASLLGSANGFVLARWRFPGANLVFAFILFGMFIPYQAVMLPLRTTFQTLNITQGVPTLLVAHVIYGIPICTLIFRNYYATVVPNEIIESARVDGAGLVQTYLRIILPVSISGFVVTLIWQFTSIWNDFLFALFLTQQSNGPVTLGLAALSGGQKVDYAASMAGALITSFPTLFVYILLGRWFIGGLMAGALKG, encoded by the coding sequence GTGAGCGCCACCGCTGCGGCCGAACAGCCGGCATCGAAGGCGCTCCGGGCCAAGCCGCCCCGGAGCTCGATCGCGGACGGATCCACCCGGCTCAGCCGGACCGTGCGCTATCTGATCCTGCTGCTGTTCCTGTTGTTCGTCCTGATGCCGGTGTACGTCGTCATCATCACCAGCTTCAAGACCTCGGCCGACACCTCCGCCGCCGAGCAGTGGAGTCTGCCCTCGACCTGGACGCTGGAGCCTTGGCAAAAGGCCTGGGACATTCTCCAGCCGTACCTGGTGCGATCGCTCAGCCTCGCGGTGCCCGGCGCGATCATCGCGTCGTTGCTGGGATCGGCCAACGGGTTCGTACTGGCCCGCTGGCGCTTCCCCGGGGCGAACCTGGTGTTCGCGTTCATCCTGTTCGGCATGTTCATCCCGTACCAGGCGGTGATGCTGCCGTTGCGGACGACGTTCCAGACGCTCAACATCACCCAGGGTGTGCCGACGCTGCTGGTCGCGCACGTCATTTACGGCATCCCGATCTGCACGCTGATCTTCCGGAACTACTACGCGACCGTGGTGCCGAACGAGATCATCGAGTCGGCCCGGGTGGACGGCGCCGGTCTGGTCCAGACCTACCTGCGGATCATCCTGCCGGTGTCGATCTCGGGTTTCGTGGTGACGCTGATCTGGCAGTTCACCTCGATCTGGAACGACTTCCTGTTCGCGTTGTTCCTCACTCAGCAGAGCAACGGGCCGGTCACTCTCGGTCTGGCGGCGCTGTCGGGTGGTCAGAAGGTCGACTACGCGGCGAGTATGGCGGGTGCGCTGATCACGTCGTTCCCGACCTTGTTCGTCTACATCCTGCTGGGCCGCTGGTTCATCGGTGGTCTGATGGCAGGCGCCCTCAAGGGCTGA
- a CDS encoding NHL domain-containing thioredoxin family protein: MRLRAPELKGRSWLNTGGVALGLGDFRGRFLLLDFWTFCCVNCLHVLDELRPLEEKYGDALVVVGVHSPKFAHEADLEAIKAAVERYEVGHPVLDDPELITWQNYTARAWPTLVLVDPNGYIVAQYSGEGHAHALDALLAEAIPEYEAAGALTRGKSPYVAPKPEPTDLRFPAKAITLPNGNLLVADAGHHSLVELATHTQAPGHKSPMNGDTPGQKGPMNGDAPRHKGPMSGDAEGVVRRVGLGERGLVDGVEARFSEPNGLALLPEDVALKVGYDVVVADTVNHALRGVALADGNVRTLVGTGAQWMDGDGTDVLSSPWDVAWWQDRVWIAMAGVHQLWTFDPLTGVTEVAAGTTNEGLRDGEPKQAWFAQTSGFAATAERLWFVDSETSSLRWISQSNEVHTAIGTGLFDFGLRGGKAEEALLQHPLGVTALPDGSVAIADTYNGAVRRFDPATGLVETMATGLAEPSGAVVAGNELLVVESAAHRLTPVPLGASAEINEFSTRTQRPPTPIAGGEITLEVVFEPPPGQKLDDRYGPSTRLMITSTPTELIREGAGDSTDLVRRLEIDPRVGDGVLHVAVQAASCDNSDEVEFPACHLHRQDWGVPVVVSPDGPPRLELVLSGAATP; this comes from the coding sequence ATGCGATTGCGGGCGCCGGAGTTGAAGGGGCGGAGTTGGCTTAATACGGGGGGTGTGGCGCTGGGGTTGGGGGATTTTCGGGGGCGCTTCTTGCTCTTGGATTTCTGGACGTTTTGTTGTGTGAACTGCCTGCATGTGCTGGATGAGTTGCGTCCGTTGGAGGAGAAGTACGGGGATGCGCTCGTGGTGGTGGGGGTGCATTCGCCGAAGTTCGCGCATGAGGCGGATCTCGAGGCGATCAAGGCGGCCGTAGAGCGGTATGAGGTGGGGCATCCGGTGCTGGATGACCCGGAGTTGATCACCTGGCAGAACTACACCGCCCGGGCTTGGCCGACGTTGGTGCTGGTCGATCCGAATGGGTACATCGTCGCGCAGTACTCGGGCGAGGGGCATGCGCATGCCCTGGACGCCCTGCTGGCCGAGGCCATTCCGGAGTACGAGGCCGCCGGGGCGTTGACGCGCGGCAAGTCGCCGTACGTCGCGCCGAAGCCCGAGCCGACCGATCTGCGTTTCCCGGCCAAGGCCATCACCCTGCCGAACGGCAACCTCCTGGTCGCGGACGCCGGCCACCACAGCCTGGTCGAGCTCGCCACCCACACCCAAGCGCCCGGTCACAAGAGTCCGATGAACGGCGACACGCCTGGTCAGAAGGGTCCGATGAACGGCGACGCGCCGCGTCACAAGGGTCCGATGAGCGGGGACGCCGAGGGCGTGGTGCGGCGGGTTGGGTTGGGGGAGCGGGGGTTGGTTGATGGGGTGGAGGCGCGGTTTTCCGAGCCGAATGGGCTTGCGCTGTTGCCCGAGGACGTCGCGTTAAAGGTCGGGTATGACGTTGTGGTTGCGGATACGGTCAATCACGCCTTGCGGGGAGTGGCGCTTGCTGATGGCAACGTTCGGACGTTGGTCGGGACGGGGGCGCAGTGGATGGACGGTGACGGGACCGACGTACTGAGTTCACCCTGGGATGTCGCGTGGTGGCAGGACCGGGTTTGGATCGCGATGGCGGGCGTTCACCAGTTGTGGACGTTTGACCCGCTGACCGGGGTTACCGAGGTCGCCGCCGGTACGACGAACGAGGGGCTGCGAGACGGTGAGCCGAAGCAGGCCTGGTTCGCGCAGACGTCCGGGTTCGCGGCGACGGCGGAGCGGCTGTGGTTCGTGGATTCCGAGACGTCATCGTTGCGCTGGATTTCGCAAAGCAACGAGGTGCATACGGCGATCGGAACCGGGCTGTTCGATTTCGGCCTGCGTGGTGGGAAGGCCGAGGAGGCGTTGTTGCAGCACCCACTCGGTGTGACGGCGCTGCCGGATGGCTCGGTGGCGATCGCGGACACCTACAACGGTGCCGTACGGCGCTTCGATCCGGCGACCGGTTTAGTGGAGACCATGGCGACCGGGCTGGCCGAGCCGAGCGGCGCAGTGGTCGCCGGCAACGAGCTGCTGGTGGTGGAGTCGGCCGCGCATCGGCTCACCCCGGTGCCGCTGGGGGCGTCGGCCGAGATCAACGAGTTCAGTACGCGGACCCAGCGTCCGCCGACGCCGATCGCGGGTGGCGAGATCACCCTGGAGGTGGTGTTCGAGCCGCCGCCCGGGCAGAAGCTGGACGACCGCTACGGGCCGTCGACCCGATTGATGATCACGTCGACGCCGACCGAGTTGATACGGGAAGGCGCTGGCGATTCGACCGACCTGGTCCGGCGGCTGGAGATCGATCCGCGGGTCGGTGACGGCGTACTGCATGTGGCTGTGCAGGCGGCGTCATGCGACAACTCAGACGAGGTCGAGTTCCCGGCCTGCCACCTGCACCGGCAGGACTGGGGTGTGCCCGTCGTGGTCTCGCCGGACGGGCCGCCCCGGCTCGAGCTGGTGTTGTCCGGAGCCGCTACTCCTTGA
- a CDS encoding DUF6458 family protein — protein MSIGVGIFLLAVGAILAFAVRDSWDAVDLTVVGFVLMAAGALGIALSFYITNRRRSVPNEALDPAVEEEYRVVEEDHRDVKE, from the coding sequence ATGAGCATCGGTGTTGGCATCTTCTTGCTTGCGGTCGGCGCCATTCTGGCCTTCGCCGTCAGGGATTCATGGGACGCGGTTGATCTCACGGTCGTCGGGTTCGTCCTGATGGCCGCCGGCGCCCTCGGCATCGCGCTCTCCTTCTACATCACCAACCGACGCCGCAGCGTGCCGAACGAGGCGCTGGACCCGGCGGTCGAAGAGGAGTACCGCGTGGTGGAGGAAGACCACCGCGACGTCAAGGAGTAG
- a CDS encoding DUF4097 family beta strand repeat-containing protein, which yields MADNRRLGLLLVLTGAALAVWSFGDREADDRHEVSDKISVLQLDTSAGNVTVEVSDDPVTKIHEKRSFWLIKRGSGYEVDGETLRLDGDCGWNCESDFVVTVPRGTKVTGEAGSGDTVIRGVAGVDAKTRSGDVKISDVAGSVTLDATSGTIELDGIKGALDVEVNSGSVTGRSLTGGAVKASTTSGDIDLELDEANSVTAKGTSGDIEITVPTGNYQVDTDVTSGQVDSEIGSTTGATHRLDARTTSGDITIKKD from the coding sequence ATGGCTGACAACCGCCGGCTGGGGCTACTGCTGGTACTGACCGGGGCCGCACTGGCCGTCTGGTCGTTCGGGGACCGCGAGGCCGACGACCGGCACGAGGTGAGCGACAAGATCTCGGTGCTGCAGCTCGATACCAGCGCCGGCAACGTCACCGTCGAGGTGAGCGACGACCCGGTCACGAAGATCCACGAGAAGCGGTCGTTCTGGCTGATCAAACGCGGCTCCGGCTACGAGGTCGACGGTGAGACGCTGCGGCTGGACGGCGACTGCGGCTGGAACTGCGAGTCCGATTTCGTGGTCACCGTGCCGCGCGGGACCAAGGTGACCGGCGAGGCCGGCTCCGGCGACACCGTGATCCGGGGCGTGGCCGGGGTGGACGCGAAGACCAGGTCGGGCGACGTGAAGATCAGCGACGTGGCCGGCTCGGTCACCCTCGACGCCACGTCCGGCACGATCGAGCTCGACGGCATCAAGGGCGCCCTCGACGTCGAGGTGAACTCGGGCAGCGTCACCGGCCGTAGCCTCACCGGCGGTGCGGTCAAGGCGAGCACCACCTCGGGCGATATCGACCTGGAACTCGACGAGGCCAACTCGGTCACCGCCAAGGGCACCAGCGGCGATATCGAGATCACCGTGCCAACGGGCAACTACCAGGTCGACACCGACGTGACGAGCGGCCAGGTGGACAGCGAGATCGGCTCGACCACCGGCGCCACCCACCGACTGGACGCGCGCACCACCAGCGGCGACATCACGATCAAGAAGGACTAG
- a CDS encoding acyl-CoA dehydrogenase, giving the protein MSHYKSNLRDIEFNLLEVLGRGDVLGQGPYADMDVDTAREVLSEIDRLAKNELAESFEDADRNPPVYDPATHEVTMPESFKKSYHAYMDAEWFKLELPPELGGQPTPPSLRWAAAEMVLGSNPAVHIYAAGPNFAHVLWRNGTDRDKLIAKHMIDRGWGATMVLTEPDAGSDVGAGRTKAVQQEDGSWHIEGVKRFITSGEHDMSENIVHLVLARPQGIEGVGGPGTKGLSLFIVPKFDFDLETGELTGERNGAYVTNVEKKMGIKVSTTCEVTFGENTPAKGWLLGEVHDGIAQMFQVIEYARMMVGTKAIATLSTGYLNALEYAKERVQGADLANSAKTAPRVTITHHPDVRRSLLTQKSYSEALRALVLFTATYQDRAEQARYAGEHDVEAERVNDLLLPLVKGYGSEKSWTLLGTESLQTFGGSGFLQDYPIEQYVRDAKIDTLYEGTTAIQGQDLFFRKIIKDQGQALGHLADQIQQFVASEAGNGRLKEERGLLAKGLEDTQKILGVMGQALMSSNPQAEGGDIRNIYKVGLNTSRLLFVLGDVVCSWLMLRQAEVALNRLGEELSPADQDFYTGKVAAAQWFVRSTMPTVRAERIKAEMTDLDVMDLPESAF; this is encoded by the coding sequence GTGAGCCACTACAAGTCGAATCTGCGGGACATCGAGTTCAACCTGCTCGAGGTGCTCGGCCGCGGCGACGTCCTGGGTCAGGGTCCGTATGCCGACATGGATGTCGACACCGCCCGCGAGGTGCTGTCCGAGATCGACCGGCTGGCGAAGAACGAACTGGCGGAGTCCTTCGAGGACGCCGACCGCAACCCGCCCGTCTACGACCCGGCGACCCACGAGGTCACCATGCCCGAGTCGTTCAAGAAGAGCTATCACGCCTACATGGACGCCGAGTGGTTCAAGCTCGAGCTGCCGCCGGAGCTGGGCGGCCAGCCGACGCCCCCCTCGCTGCGCTGGGCCGCCGCCGAGATGGTGCTCGGCTCGAACCCCGCCGTGCACATCTACGCCGCCGGGCCGAACTTCGCGCACGTGCTGTGGCGTAACGGCACCGACCGGGACAAGCTGATCGCCAAGCACATGATCGACCGCGGCTGGGGCGCCACCATGGTGCTGACCGAGCCCGACGCCGGATCCGATGTCGGCGCCGGCCGCACCAAGGCTGTCCAGCAAGAGGACGGCAGCTGGCACATCGAGGGCGTCAAGCGCTTCATCACCTCGGGTGAGCACGACATGTCAGAGAACATCGTGCACCTGGTGCTGGCCCGCCCGCAGGGCATCGAAGGCGTCGGCGGTCCGGGCACCAAGGGCCTGAGCCTGTTCATCGTGCCGAAGTTCGACTTCGACCTGGAAACGGGCGAGCTGACCGGCGAGCGCAACGGCGCCTACGTGACGAACGTCGAGAAGAAGATGGGCATCAAGGTGTCCACCACCTGCGAGGTCACCTTCGGCGAGAACACACCCGCCAAGGGCTGGCTGCTCGGCGAGGTGCACGACGGCATCGCGCAGATGTTCCAGGTCATCGAGTACGCCCGGATGATGGTCGGTACGAAGGCCATCGCGACCCTGTCGACCGGCTACCTGAACGCCCTGGAGTACGCGAAGGAGCGGGTCCAGGGTGCCGACCTGGCCAACTCGGCCAAGACCGCGCCGCGCGTCACCATCACGCACCACCCGGACGTTCGCCGTTCGCTGCTGACCCAGAAGTCGTACTCCGAGGCCCTGCGGGCGCTGGTGCTGTTCACCGCGACCTACCAGGATCGGGCCGAGCAGGCGCGGTATGCCGGTGAGCACGACGTCGAGGCCGAGCGCGTCAACGACCTGCTGCTGCCGCTGGTGAAGGGCTACGGCTCGGAGAAGTCCTGGACGCTGCTCGGCACCGAGTCGCTGCAGACCTTCGGCGGTTCCGGCTTCCTGCAGGACTACCCGATCGAGCAGTACGTTCGCGACGCCAAGATCGACACCCTGTACGAAGGCACCACCGCCATCCAGGGCCAGGACCTGTTCTTCCGCAAGATCATCAAGGACCAGGGCCAGGCCCTCGGGCACCTCGCGGACCAGATCCAGCAGTTCGTCGCCTCCGAGGCCGGTAACGGCCGGCTGAAGGAGGAGCGCGGTCTGCTCGCCAAGGGCCTGGAGGACACCCAGAAGATCCTCGGCGTGATGGGCCAGGCGCTGATGTCGAGCAACCCGCAGGCCGAGGGCGGCGACATCCGCAACATCTACAAGGTCGGCCTGAACACCTCGCGGCTGCTGTTCGTGCTCGGTGACGTGGTCTGCTCGTGGCTGATGCTGCGCCAGGCCGAGGTCGCCCTGAACCGTCTCGGCGAGGAGCTGTCGCCCGCCGACCAGGACTTCTACACCGGCAAGGTCGCGGCCGCCCAGTGGTTCGTCCGCTCCACCATGCCGACCGTGCGCGCCGAGCGGATCAAGGCGGAGATGACCGACCTCGACGTGATGGACCTCCCGGAATCCGCGTTCTAG
- a CDS encoding histidine phosphatase family protein has product MPVQIVYETHSTTVDNESGFATGHHPGHLSAAGKRQAVELGERRRHDGIDVVFSSDLRRAVETVEIAFEGSDLPWQQDPRLRECDYGDLNGALVMLLEPRRKYIDQPFPNGESYREVVERTRLFLVELASRYDGARVLLVAHSANLWALRYLLAGDVLEDLVGAPFTWQPGWEFELPTGPA; this is encoded by the coding sequence GTGCCAGTCCAGATCGTGTACGAGACGCACTCGACCACCGTCGACAACGAATCCGGCTTCGCCACCGGCCACCACCCGGGCCACCTCTCGGCCGCGGGGAAGCGGCAGGCGGTCGAGCTGGGCGAGCGCCGTCGCCATGACGGCATCGACGTGGTCTTCAGCTCCGACCTACGTCGCGCGGTCGAGACGGTCGAGATCGCGTTCGAGGGGTCGGACCTCCCGTGGCAACAGGATCCACGCCTGCGGGAGTGCGACTACGGCGACCTGAACGGCGCTCTGGTGATGTTGCTCGAACCACGCCGGAAGTACATCGACCAGCCCTTCCCGAATGGCGAGAGCTATCGGGAGGTGGTCGAGCGGACGCGGCTGTTCCTGGTCGAGCTGGCTAGCCGGTACGACGGCGCCCGGGTGCTGCTGGTGGCCCACTCGGCGAACCTGTGGGCCTTGCGCTATCTGCTCGCGGGCGACGTACTGGAGGACTTGGTGGGCGCGCCGTTCACCTGGCAGCCCGGCTGGGAGTTCGAGCTCCCAACCGGGCCGGCCTGA
- a CDS encoding SigE family RNA polymerase sigma factor, protein MVTRGDDFDDFVRGTSTRLLRTAVLLTGDRPAAEDLLQEVYERVYVRWRWINGAPEAYARKALMNHIANRWRSRSRKPEVALAAHHDRPTADGSELYAERDHLLAALQELAPRQRAVIVLRFYEDLTEAQTADVLGCSVGTVKSQTSRALDRLRTITEPALLEGLR, encoded by the coding sequence ATGGTCACCCGAGGGGACGACTTCGACGACTTCGTGCGAGGTACGTCGACCAGGCTGCTGCGCACGGCCGTACTACTCACCGGCGATCGCCCGGCCGCCGAGGACCTGCTGCAAGAGGTCTACGAACGGGTCTATGTGCGCTGGCGCTGGATCAACGGCGCGCCCGAGGCGTACGCCCGCAAGGCGCTGATGAACCACATCGCGAACCGGTGGCGCAGCCGGTCCCGCAAACCCGAGGTGGCCCTGGCCGCGCACCACGACCGCCCGACCGCCGACGGCTCCGAGCTGTACGCCGAGCGGGACCACCTGCTCGCCGCGTTGCAGGAGCTCGCGCCACGGCAGCGGGCGGTGATCGTGCTGCGGTTCTACGAGGACCTCACCGAAGCCCAGACCGCCGACGTACTCGGCTGCTCGGTCGGCACGGTCAAGAGCCAGACCTCACGGGCCCTCGACCGGCTGCGCACAATCACCGAACCAGCTCTTCTGGAGGGACTGCGATGA
- a CDS encoding endo-beta-N-acetylglucosaminidase H, whose product MGQELIRRRTVLSLIGAAATGATLTGTAAAAPTKARKTGPLSVVYIEVNNHSMLNAGKYVLTGAGEQVFDIAVIFAANINYDGTKAYLHFNENVQNVLDNVATQVRPLQQKGIKVLLSILGNHQGAGFANFPNQAAANAFAQELADAVNRYGLDGIDFDDEYAEYGVNGTGQPNASSFFYLVSALRQKLPNKLITLYDIGPSAERLSYNGQSIANTFNYAWNPYYGTWSVPRGPSAKSRLSPAAVHINSTSASTTASLATRTVNEGYGVFLTYNLGSVNSSSYISGFTKKLYGRNTIYTG is encoded by the coding sequence ATGGGACAAGAGCTCATTCGGCGCAGGACAGTGCTGTCGCTGATCGGTGCCGCCGCGACCGGCGCCACCCTGACCGGCACGGCCGCCGCCGCACCGACCAAAGCGAGGAAGACCGGACCGCTCTCGGTCGTCTACATCGAGGTCAACAACCACAGCATGCTGAACGCCGGAAAGTACGTGCTCACAGGCGCCGGTGAGCAGGTGTTCGACATCGCGGTGATCTTCGCGGCCAACATCAACTACGACGGCACGAAGGCCTACCTGCACTTCAACGAGAACGTTCAGAACGTGCTGGACAACGTGGCGACCCAGGTCCGGCCCCTGCAGCAGAAGGGCATCAAGGTCCTGCTGTCCATCCTGGGCAACCACCAGGGCGCCGGTTTCGCCAACTTCCCGAACCAGGCGGCCGCGAACGCCTTCGCCCAGGAATTGGCCGACGCGGTAAACCGGTATGGCCTGGACGGAATCGACTTCGACGACGAGTACGCGGAGTACGGCGTCAACGGAACCGGCCAGCCAAACGCCAGTTCGTTCTTCTACCTGGTCTCGGCACTGCGCCAGAAACTGCCGAACAAACTGATCACGCTGTACGACATCGGCCCGTCGGCGGAGCGGCTGAGCTACAACGGCCAGAGCATCGCCAACACCTTCAACTACGCCTGGAACCCGTACTACGGAACGTGGTCCGTGCCCCGCGGCCCGAGCGCCAAGTCCCGGCTGTCCCCCGCCGCCGTACACATCAACTCGACCAGCGCGTCCACCACCGCGAGCCTGGCGACGCGTACCGTCAACGAGGGATACGGCGTGTTCCTGACGTACAACCTGGGATCCGTGAACTCCAGCTCCTACATCTCGGGGTTCACCAAGAAGCTGTACGGCCGCAACACCATCTACACCGGCTGA
- a CDS encoding MFS transporter produces the protein MTTDTSTVDTRRSRRALVAGSVGNFVEWYEFGAYGFFATVIAANFFSPTGAGDAESLIKTYASFALAFFFRPIGAAVFGRIGDRIGRRPTLILVLLLMTGATTLIGLLPTYAAIGAAAPWILTGVRALQGLSAGGEFGGAVSIMTEFAPREKRGLYGSWQSFTVALGLLAGAGLAAVLASVLSEAALKDWGWRVPFLLALPLGLVALYLRLKLDETPSFQRAAKAPPQPAGETAKAIGLGVGRLMGWSAAGYTFLVVLPSYLQSSLNATFQQALIATVLANLGFALSIIPAGLLSDRIGRRPVMVTGAALIVVLAIPLMNGLQDKGISNGTKGLMVLLAGAVVGLLAGPGPAMLAEMFPTSVRYTGLGLAYSLSNAVFSGSAGLIITELIKRTKNVDIPAYYVMATCAISVLALLTLRADHRRELRD, from the coding sequence ATGACCACAGACACCTCAACGGTGGACACGCGGAGGTCCCGCCGGGCGCTGGTCGCCGGGTCGGTGGGCAACTTCGTCGAGTGGTACGAGTTCGGCGCGTACGGGTTCTTCGCCACCGTGATCGCGGCGAACTTCTTCAGCCCGACCGGCGCCGGTGATGCCGAGAGTCTGATCAAGACGTACGCCTCGTTCGCGCTGGCCTTCTTCTTCCGGCCGATCGGTGCCGCCGTCTTCGGGCGGATCGGCGACCGGATCGGGCGACGGCCGACGCTGATCCTGGTCTTGCTGCTGATGACCGGCGCGACCACCTTGATCGGTCTACTGCCGACGTACGCCGCTATCGGTGCGGCCGCGCCTTGGATCCTGACCGGGGTTCGGGCATTGCAAGGGTTGTCCGCGGGTGGTGAGTTCGGTGGGGCCGTCTCGATCATGACCGAGTTCGCTCCCCGCGAGAAGCGCGGCCTGTACGGCTCGTGGCAGTCGTTCACGGTGGCCTTGGGTTTGCTCGCGGGTGCTGGTTTGGCCGCCGTGCTGGCGTCGGTGCTGAGCGAGGCGGCGCTGAAGGACTGGGGTTGGCGGGTGCCGTTCCTGCTGGCCTTGCCGCTCGGCTTGGTGGCGTTGTACTTGCGGTTGAAGCTCGACGAGACACCGTCGTTCCAGCGAGCTGCGAAGGCGCCGCCGCAGCCTGCCGGGGAGACCGCGAAGGCCATCGGGCTCGGCGTCGGTCGGTTGATGGGCTGGTCGGCGGCCGGCTACACGTTCCTCGTCGTCCTGCCGTCGTACCTGCAGTCCAGCCTGAACGCGACCTTCCAGCAGGCGTTGATCGCGACGGTCCTGGCGAACCTCGGCTTCGCGCTGTCGATCATCCCGGCCGGCCTGCTGAGCGACCGGATCGGCCGCCGGCCCGTGATGGTCACCGGTGCCGCGCTGATCGTCGTACTGGCGATCCCGTTGATGAATGGCCTGCAGGACAAGGGGATTTCCAATGGCACCAAGGGGCTGATGGTCTTGCTGGCGGGTGCCGTGGTCGGCCTGCTGGCGGGACCGGGCCCGGCGATGCTGGCGGAGATGTTCCCGACGAGCGTGCGCTACACCGGCCTCGGCCTGGCCTATTCGTTGTCGAACGCGGTCTTCTCCGGTTCGGCCGGACTGATCATCACCGAGCTGATCAAGCGCACGAAGAACGTCGACATCCCGGCGTACTACGTGATGGCCACGTGCGCGATCAGTGTCCTCGCCCTGTTGACGTTGCGAGCCGATCATCGTCGCGAATTGAGGGACTGA
- a CDS encoding anhydro-N-acetylmuramic acid kinase, with protein MRVIGLMSGTSYDAIDAAAADLRIENGTLVMQPLGLLSAPYPPSVREALAAALPPAATTMQDVCRLDTAIGQAFAAVARQAIEQLGGGTADLIASHGQTVYHWVEDSQVHGTLQLGQAAWIAEATGVPVVSDFRTRDVAAGGQGAPLVSLIDVLWLRGRSGTPVALNLGGIANVTVVPLDGEPVAFDTGPANALLDAAVLDLTAGRASYDADGAMAARGRVHEVLLERLLAEPYYARRGPKSTGKELFHLPYLAAAMNGLEVIPADDLVATLTALTVRTVADAVRAHGGTEVIASGGGTRNPVLMNRLAAELGGIPLRTTDELGLPSAAKEAYAFAVLGFLTLHGLPATVPSCTGARHASILGSITPARGPLPAIPLVAPPTRLVVAQEAQARRN; from the coding sequence ATGCGAGTCATCGGCCTGATGTCCGGCACGTCGTACGACGCGATCGACGCGGCGGCGGCAGACCTCCGGATCGAGAACGGCACCCTCGTCATGCAGCCGCTCGGTCTGCTGAGTGCGCCGTACCCGCCTTCGGTTCGCGAGGCGCTGGCGGCCGCGCTACCCCCGGCCGCGACGACCATGCAGGACGTGTGCCGCCTCGACACCGCCATCGGTCAGGCGTTCGCGGCTGTCGCCCGGCAGGCGATCGAGCAGCTCGGCGGCGGTACGGCGGACCTGATCGCCTCGCACGGGCAGACCGTCTACCACTGGGTGGAGGACTCGCAGGTCCACGGCACGCTCCAGCTCGGCCAGGCCGCCTGGATCGCCGAGGCGACGGGTGTGCCGGTGGTGTCGGACTTCCGCACTCGGGATGTCGCGGCCGGCGGCCAGGGTGCGCCTTTGGTCAGCCTGATCGACGTGCTCTGGCTTCGCGGCCGCAGCGGTACGCCGGTCGCGCTCAACCTGGGCGGTATCGCCAACGTGACGGTCGTTCCGCTCGATGGCGAGCCTGTCGCGTTCGACACCGGGCCCGCGAACGCGCTGCTCGACGCGGCCGTGCTGGACCTCACCGCCGGCCGCGCCTCGTACGACGCGGATGGCGCGATGGCCGCGCGTGGCCGGGTGCACGAGGTGTTGCTGGAGCGCCTGCTGGCCGAGCCGTACTACGCACGCCGTGGACCGAAGAGCACGGGCAAAGAGTTGTTCCACCTGCCGTATCTGGCCGCTGCGATGAACGGCCTCGAGGTGATTCCGGCGGACGATCTGGTGGCGACGTTGACCGCGTTGACCGTACGGACGGTGGCCGACGCCGTACGCGCGCATGGCGGCACTGAGGTCATCGCATCCGGCGGCGGCACGCGCAATCCGGTGCTGATGAACCGGCTTGCAGCGGAGCTGGGCGGCATTCCTCTGCGTACGACGGACGAGCTCGGCCTGCCGTCGGCCGCCAAGGAGGCCTACGCCTTCGCCGTACTGGGTTTCCTGACCCTGCACGGCTTACCGGCCACAGTGCCCAGTTGTACGGGCGCCCGCCACGCAAGCATCCTCGGCTCCATCACTCCCGCCAGAGGTCCACTACCCGCCATACCGCTTGTGGCCCCTCCAACCCGTCTAGTGGTGGCTCAAGAGGCTCAGGCCCGTCGGAACTAG